TTACCAGAAGAGTTAATAGCTCAGGTTCCTCTTCAGAAAAGAGATGAATCAAGACTTATGCTATTAAATAAAGAAACAGGAGAAATAGAGCATAAGATTTTTAAGAATATAATAGATTATTTAAATGAGGGAGACTGCTTGGTACTAAATAATACAAGAGTTCTTCCTGCAAGGCTTATAGGAGAAAAACTAGAAACTAAGGGTAAAATTGAATTTTTACTTTTAAAGAGAATAGAATTAGATACATGGCAGGTTCTTGTAAAGCCAGGAAAAAGAGCAAAAATAGGTGCTAAATTTTCTTTTGGAGATAAGCTTATAGCTACAGTTGTAGATATGGCCGAAGAGGGATCTAGGATAGTTAAATTTGAATATGATGGAGTATTTGAAGAAATCTTAGATGAGCTTGGAAACATGCCTCTTCCACCTTATATAACAGAAAAACTAGAAGATAGAGAAAGATATCAAACTGTCTATTCAAAACATAATGGATCAGCAGCTGCACCTACAGCAGGACTTCATTTTACAGATGAACTACTACAAAAGATAAAAGATAAAGGTGTAGAAATAGCATTTGTAACTTTACACGTAGGTCTTGGAACGTTCAGACCTGTAAAGGTTGATAATGTTCTAGATCATAAAATGCACAGCGAATTTTATATGATAGATAAAGAACAAGCTAATAAAATAAACAAATGTAAGCAAAATGGAGGAAGAATAATACCTGTTGGAACTACTAGCTGTAGAACTCTTGAATCAATTGCAAGTGAAGATGGATTATTAAAAGAGCAAAGTGGATGGACAGAAATATTCATATACCCTGGATATGAATTTAAAATAGTAGATGCTCTTATAACTAATTTTCATCTTCCTGAATCAACTCTTATAATGCTTGTTGCTGCTTTAACAGGAAAAGAAAATATATTAAATGCATACAAAGTAGCTGTAGATGAAAAATACAGATTCTTTAGCTTTGGAGATGCGATGTTTGTAAAATAATAATTTGAGGTGATACAATGGATAAAAAGTC
The window above is part of the Tepidibacter aestuarii genome. Proteins encoded here:
- the queA gene encoding tRNA preQ1(34) S-adenosylmethionine ribosyltransferase-isomerase QueA, giving the protein MKTSDFKFDLPEELIAQVPLQKRDESRLMLLNKETGEIEHKIFKNIIDYLNEGDCLVLNNTRVLPARLIGEKLETKGKIEFLLLKRIELDTWQVLVKPGKRAKIGAKFSFGDKLIATVVDMAEEGSRIVKFEYDGVFEEILDELGNMPLPPYITEKLEDRERYQTVYSKHNGSAAAPTAGLHFTDELLQKIKDKGVEIAFVTLHVGLGTFRPVKVDNVLDHKMHSEFYMIDKEQANKINKCKQNGGRIIPVGTTSCRTLESIASEDGLLKEQSGWTEIFIYPGYEFKIVDALITNFHLPESTLIMLVAALTGKENILNAYKVAVDEKYRFFSFGDAMFVK